The proteins below come from a single Cervus canadensis isolate Bull #8, Minnesota chromosome 2, ASM1932006v1, whole genome shotgun sequence genomic window:
- the MPZ gene encoding myelin protein P0, with translation MAAGAPSSSPSPILAALFFSSLVLSPVQAIVVYTDKEVHGAVGSQVTLYCSFWSSEWVSDDLSFTWRYQPEGGRDAISIFHYAKGQPYIDEVGTFKERIQWVGDPYRKDGSIVIHNLDYSDNGTFTCDVKNPPDIVGKTSQVTLYVFEKVPTRYGVVLGAVIGGVLGVVLLALLLFYLIRYCWLRRQAALQRRLSAMEKGKLHKAAKDSSKRGRQTPVLYAMLDHSRSTKAASEKKAKGLGESRKDKK, from the exons ATGGCTGCTGGGGCTCCCTCATCCAGCCCCAGTCCTATCCTGGCTGCGCTATTCTTCTCCTCCTTGG TGCTCTCCCCTGTCCAGGCCATTGTGGTCTACACGGACAAGGAGGTCCACGGTGCCGTGGGCTCCCAGGTGACCCTGTACTGCTCCTTCTGGTCCAGTGAGTGGGTTTCAGATGACCTCTCCTTCACCTGGCGCTACCAGCCCGAAGGGGGCCGTGATGCCATCTCG ATCTTCCACTACGCCAAGGGACAGCCGTACATCGATGAGGTGGGGACCTTCAAAGAGCGCATCCAGTGGGTAGGGGACCCTTACCGGAAGGATGGCTCCATTGTGATCCACAACCTGGACTACAGTGACAACGGCACTTTCACCTGTGACGTCAAAAACCCACCAGACATAGTGGGCAAGACCTCTCAGGTCACGCTCTATGTCTTTGAAAAAG TGCCTACTAGGTACGGGGTGGTGCTGGGAGCCGTGATCGGGGGCGTCCTGGGGGTTGTGCTGTTGGCGCTGCTGCTCTTCTACCTGATTCGGTACTGCTGGCTCCGCAGGCAGGCGGCCCTGCAGAGGAGGCTCAG TGCCATGGAGAAGGGCAAATTGCACAAGGCTGCGAAGGACTCTTCAAAGCGCGGCCGGCAG ACGCCGGTGCTGTATGCCATGCTGGACCACAGCAGAAGCACCAAAGCTGCCAGTGAGAAGAAGGCTAAAGGGTTGGGGGAGTCTCGCAAGGATAAGAAATAG